One part of the Lotus japonicus ecotype B-129 chromosome 2, LjGifu_v1.2 genome encodes these proteins:
- the LOC130737454 gene encoding B3 domain-containing transcription factor VRN1-like, whose translation MLTYGSTQKIPNGFTRKFNGDMSNPVILKPPDDTKWEIHWSKHDSEIWFQKGLKEFAKYYSLDHGHLVLFEFKDASNFEVRIFGKGTLEIEYPMIHGNQDEQNNNLDQMSDNSVEILDELPPCKKTRLKSPISKTQPHRKLRAGITGDVGSSSRLKNYSKQVKVEGNQSQDANFEKSTFEPDQNKLEENMDGTSGFEHLTPKITEGLKRGTTLRSINPSFKIVMKSSYIGGYSLHIPSKFAETYLKKKDGDIFLEVLDGRSWHGTYDLYKIKNGWRQFVLDNNLKAGDVCLFELTKKQPLSFKVLIFPLEEEPYPHSPQESAQGDAVNSLDPATARKNPRC comes from the exons ATGCTAACATACGGTTCTACACAGAAGATTCCAAACGGTTTCACTAGGAAATTCAATGGTGATATGTCAAACCCGGTAATTCTCAAGCCTCCAGATGACACTAAATGGGAGATACATTGGAGCAAACATGATTCTGAGATTTGGTTTCAAAAGGGTTTGAAAGAATTCGCGAAATATTACTCCCTGGATCATGGGCACTTGGTGTTGTTTGAATTCAAGGATGCCTCTAATTTTGAGGTGCGTATATTTGGCAAGGGCACCCTTGAAATAGAATATCCTATGATCCATGGCAATCAAGATGAACAGAACAACAACCTTGATCAGATGAGTGACAACTCAGTTGAAATTTTGGATGAGCTACCTCCATGCAAGAAGACTAGGCTAAAatcaccaatatcaaaaacTCAACCACATAGGAAATTGAGAGCTGGAATTACTGGAGATGTTGGAAGTAGCTCCAGATTGAAGAATTATTCAAAACAAGTCAAAGTTGAAGGTAATCAGTCCCAAGATGCAAACTTTGAGAAGTCAACATTTGAACCTGACCAGAACAAATTGGAGG AGAATATGGATGGTACCTCTGGATTTGAGCATTTAACTCCTAAAATAACTGAAGGTTTAAAAAGAGGCACAACCTTGAGATCTATAAACCCCTCTTTCAAGATTGTCATGAAATCTTCATATATTGGTGgatattccttg CACATCCCATCAAAATTTGCAGAAACatatttgaagaagaaagatggtGATATCTTCCTTGAGGTCTTGGATGGGAGAAGTTGGCATGGTACATATGATCTCTACAAAATTAAAAATGGATGGAGGCAGTTTGTATTGGATAATAATTTGAAAGCAGGGGATGTTTGTCTTTTTGAGTTGACTAAGAAACAACCCCTTTCTTTTAAAGTATTGATCTTTCCACTTGAGGAAGAGCCATATCCCCATTCACCACAAG AATCAGCTCAAGGAGATGCAGTTAATAGCTTAGACCCTGCAACTGCAAGAAAGAACCCCAGATGTTAA